GTTAAATGAAGGTCAATTCGTACGGGTATTAGAAGACCAGGATGAAAACAAAAATGAAAAAGCTGTAATTTAATGTTCAAACAGGATTCTTAAAAAAGTCGAGAGCTTTTGAAAGGATCCTGTTTTTTTCTTTGGCTCCCAACTTTCTAAAAATTATCTATTGCTAAGTAAGGGATTAGGTTGTAAACTAGTAATGTTCATATTAATAGATTCATTCTATTTTTTTTAGCTGATTAGTGCAAACGATTGCGCATAGCGTGTACTGCTGAATTAATTGTCATTGCGCGTTTTTCAAGGATCAAAATGTAAGCGTTTGTATCTTATAATAATTCGATGAGGTGTTATGATGGAAAAGGCATGGCGTAAAGAAGCTGTAGGATATCAAATTTATCCTAGAAGTTTTCAGGATTCAAACGGAGATGGGATTGGGGATCTTCAGGGAGTCATACAGCGATTAGATTATATTAAAGATTTAGGGATAGATGTGATTTGGATCTGCCCGATGTATAAATCACCTAACGATGATAATGGCTATGATATTTCAGATTATCAGGATATCATGGAAGATTTCGGGACGATGGAGGATTTCGATCAATTATTGGAAGAGGTTCACCGTCGTGATATGAAACTGATCATCGACCTCGTCCTCAATCATACAAGTGACGAACATCCCTGGTTCATCGAATCGGCAAGTTCGAAGGATAATGAGAAACGCGACTGGTATATCTGGCGTGACGGCAAAGGCGGTAAGGAACCGAACAACTGGGAAAGTATTTTCGGAGGTTCTGCATGGAAATATAACGAGAAAACCGACCAGTATTTCCTGCACGTGTTTTCCACAAAACAGCCGGACCTGAATTGGGAGAATGAAGATGTGAGAGATGCATTGTATGACACGGTAAATTGGTGGCTGGATAAAGGAATTGACGGATTCCGGATTGATGCAATCAGCCATATCAAGAAGCGTCCGGGTCTGCCTGATATGCCGAATCCTAAAAAGAAAAAATATGTTTCTTCTTTTGATATGCATATGAATCAAAAGGGAATTCATACATTCTTGCAAGAGTTCAAGGATCGTACGTATTCAAATTATGATGTCATGACTGTAGGCGAAGCTAATGGTGTAAAAGCCGATGAAGCTGAGCTGTGGGTTGGCAAGGAAAACGGCAAAATGGATATGATCTTCCAGTTTGAGCATCTGGGTTTATGGGATGCTGAGACCAATCCGGATCTGGATATCGTCGAATTGAAAAAAGTACTGACCCGTTGGCAAAAAGGGCTTGAAGGCAATGGCTGGAATGCACTTTTCATCGAGAATCACGATAAGGCACGTGTCGTATCGACTTGGGGAAATGATAAGGAATACTGGAAAGAGAGTGCCACTGCGATGGCAGCGATGTATTTCCTCATGCAGGGGACGCCTTTCATCTATCAAGGTCAGGAAATCGGGATGACAAATGTACAATTCCCTTCCATTGAAGACTATGACGATGTAGCAGTGAAGAACCTGTACCGATTAAAACGAGAAGAAGGCGTGGGGCATCAAGACATCATGGATATCATCTGGGCTTCCTCCCGTGATAACAGCCGTACACCGATGCAATGGTCAGACGAAGAGAACAGCGGTTTTACAACCGGTACACCTTGGATGAAAGTGAATCCTAACTATACAAACATCAATGTGAAAGCTCAGGAAAAAGATGAGAATTCCATCCTGTCTTTCTACAAGAAAATGATTTCCCTTAAGAAAAGTGAAGATGTCTTCACGTATGGGACATATGATTTGCTATTACCTGAAGACAAGCAGATCTATGCATACACACGCACAGGGGAAAATGACAAAATGCTTGTATTGACGAATCTTTCTACTAAAGAAGCTGTCTGCGAACTGGACTTCAACGTATCTTCTGAGAACTTGCTTTTGACGAATCTTGATGCAGAATCGCATGCTTCAACCGATACGATAAATTTAAAGCCATACGAAGCAAGAGTTTATCGTTTAAAATAATGACTTTGAAAAAGGCTGCCAGGTCGATAGTCGACCTGGCAGCCTTTTCGCCGTATGTGAAGCAAATCATTATTCAATCAGAATGTAAACACTTTCAAAAAATACAAATTTCCAAAAGGTAATTAGGACATGATAAAAGAAAAACTCGTTTTTTGCGCTATGATTTGGTATGATATTAGAGGTACGGACAACTGCTAAAGGAGAGATAATATGACTGTAAATATCGCAAGTATGATCGATCATACTTTACTTAAACCAGAATCAACAAAAGAACAAGTAGAGGTTCTTTGCCAGGAAGCGAAAGAGTTCAAATTCGCTTCTGTTTGTGTAAATCCGACTTGGGTAAACTATTCAAGCGAACTTTTAAAAGGTACAGAAGTCAAAGTTTGTACTGTAATCGGTTTCCCTTTAGGGGCTTCCACTCCTGAAACAAAAGCTTTCGAAACGAAGGATGCCATTGAAAAGGGTGCTACGGAAGTGGACATGGTCATTAACATCGGTGCGTTAAAAAGCGGCGACTACGATCTTGTCAAGCGTGACATCGAGGCTGTCGTTGCAGCTTCAAAAGGCAAAGCTTTATCTAAAGTGATTATTGAAACTTGCCTATTAACTGATGAAGAAAAAGTGAAAGCTTGCGAATTATCAGTTGCAGCAGGTGCTGATTACGTAAAAACATCAACTGGATTCTCATCTGGCGGAGCCACTGTTGAAGATATTGCTCTAATGAGAAAAACAGTTGGACCTGACATCGGAGTGAAAGCTTCCGGCGGAGTGCGTTCTGCTGAAGATGCACAGGCAATGATC
This Bacillus sp. Marseille-Q1617 DNA region includes the following protein-coding sequences:
- a CDS encoding alpha-glucosidase — its product is MEKAWRKEAVGYQIYPRSFQDSNGDGIGDLQGVIQRLDYIKDLGIDVIWICPMYKSPNDDNGYDISDYQDIMEDFGTMEDFDQLLEEVHRRDMKLIIDLVLNHTSDEHPWFIESASSKDNEKRDWYIWRDGKGGKEPNNWESIFGGSAWKYNEKTDQYFLHVFSTKQPDLNWENEDVRDALYDTVNWWLDKGIDGFRIDAISHIKKRPGLPDMPNPKKKKYVSSFDMHMNQKGIHTFLQEFKDRTYSNYDVMTVGEANGVKADEAELWVGKENGKMDMIFQFEHLGLWDAETNPDLDIVELKKVLTRWQKGLEGNGWNALFIENHDKARVVSTWGNDKEYWKESATAMAAMYFLMQGTPFIYQGQEIGMTNVQFPSIEDYDDVAVKNLYRLKREEGVGHQDIMDIIWASSRDNSRTPMQWSDEENSGFTTGTPWMKVNPNYTNINVKAQEKDENSILSFYKKMISLKKSEDVFTYGTYDLLLPEDKQIYAYTRTGENDKMLVLTNLSTKEAVCELDFNVSSENLLLTNLDAESHASTDTINLKPYEARVYRLK
- the deoC gene encoding deoxyribose-phosphate aldolase is translated as MTVNIASMIDHTLLKPESTKEQVEVLCQEAKEFKFASVCVNPTWVNYSSELLKGTEVKVCTVIGFPLGASTPETKAFETKDAIEKGATEVDMVINIGALKSGDYDLVKRDIEAVVAASKGKALSKVIIETCLLTDEEKVKACELSVAAGADYVKTSTGFSSGGATVEDIALMRKTVGPDIGVKASGGVRSAEDAQAMIDAGATRLGASSGVKIVQGLTSDSDY